The stretch of DNA CAGCAGCTCCGTATTCCGCAGGTTCGCCTTGAACGCGAAGTCGGCGATGTCGCCGAGAAGCGGCACCGTTCCGAAGAGCACGTCGACTCCGATGTTCGCTGCCATGCGCGCGAGTACCGGCCCGGAAACACCCGCTCGCCAGGCCAGGAACAGGATGTAAAGCGACAGTACGCCGCCGGCGGCGTCGCCAACCCCGGGTACCAGCCCGAGCAGACCATCCAGTCCGACGCCGATGCGGGTCCCTGGCACCTGCACCGCCCGGTCCAGCAGACGGGCCAGGCTGCGGGCACGCTGAGCGTGGCGGCTGCTGACCGGTGTAGAGGCTGCGCGCGTGGTCTCGACCATGAGATCCCGCATAGCAAGGGGTATTCCCGCATCATTCGCGTGCAACCGTGAGATGACGCCGGGAGTCCAAGAAATGTGACGCTTTTCGGGTGGGCGATTCGTCCCGTCGGTGAATCCTCCCGCCCCGTGCGGCAGTATCAGGGTCGACAGGCCGGACGGGCTGGCCTGTGCCCTGCACTCCCCGCAGGCTATGGACGTGAAAGCAGAACTGCAGCGCCGACTCAGGGCCCTTCGTGGCCGCTTCGAGCCGGTGCTCGACCGAGTCGAGCCGTTCGCGCGGCGTGTGCACTGGCCGTTCAGCGCTCACCAGACCCTTGGCCTGGGCGTGGCGTCGCTGGTGCTCGCGCTGCTCCTGTGGCAGAACTGTGGCCTGACGGGCTGTCCGGACGTGCGCCGGCTCACGGCGTATCAGCCGAACGGTGCCCCGGTGCTGCTGGACCGCAACGGCGAACACTTCGCTGACCTGACGCCGTTCGAGCGGGTGGTGGTCGAGCTGGAATCACTGCCGCCGCACGTGCCGCAGGCGTTCCTCGCCGTCGAAGACCAGCGTTTCTTCCGCCATGACGGCGTCGACTGGGTGCGCGTGATCGGTGCAACGCTCGCGAACCTGCGCGCGCGCGACGTGACGCAGGGCTCGAGCACGATCTCGATGCAGCTCGCGCGCAACGTCTTCCCCACGGTCGTGCCCGGACAGGAGCGGACGCTTCGCCGCAAGCTGCTCGAGGTGAGGATCGCGCAGGAGATCGAGCAGACATACGGCAAGGACGAGATCCTGGAGCTGTACCTCAACCACATCTACTTCGGTGGCGGCGCGTACGGCATCGAGGCCGCCGCGCAACGGTGGTTCGACATTCCCGCGAGCGAGCTGACCGTCGCACAGGCCGCCCTGCTTGCGGCGCTGCCGAAGGCGCCGTCGCACTACGATCCGCGGTTCCATCCGGAAGCGGCGAAGGCGCGCCGCGACCTGGTGCTTTCGCTGATGGAGCAGCAGCAGCGCATCGATCCCGAGACTGCCGGGGCGGCGCGTGACACCGAGATCCGGGTCGTCGCGGACGCACGACCCGAGGACGAAGACCCGCTGGGCTCGTGGTTCGTCGACGTCATCCGCTCGACGCTGGAG from Longimicrobiales bacterium encodes:
- a CDS encoding transglycosylase domain-containing protein, with the translated sequence MKAELQRRLRALRGRFEPVLDRVEPFARRVHWPFSAHQTLGLGVASLVLALLLWQNCGLTGCPDVRRLTAYQPNGAPVLLDRNGEHFADLTPFERVVVELESLPPHVPQAFLAVEDQRFFRHDGVDWVRVIGATLANLRARDVTQGSSTISMQLARNVFPTVVPGQERTLRRKLLEVRIAQEIEQTYGKDEILELYLNHIYFGGGAYGIEAAAQRWFDIPASELTVAQAALLAALPKAPSHYDPRFHPEAAKARRDLVLSLMEQQQRIDPETAGAARDTEIRVVADARPEDEDPLGSWFVDVIRSTLEERFGDDLYGGRLRIHTTMDVRAQRAAEEELREQIARLSGRVREGEGPLQGAVVLLDARTGDVLALVGGRDHDVSRYNRAMRGFRQVGSAFKPFVYAAAIEDGFPPSQLIEDTPLRMELSRNDVWEPRNYDGRFEGVVTMREALVRSRNVPTVRLASAVGTEHVAQVAKSTGITSRIPTEPSMALGTASMSPLELAIAYTPFAT
- a CDS encoding DUF4112 domain-containing protein, with the translated sequence MVETTRAASTPVSSRHAQRARSLARLLDRAVQVPGTRIGVGLDGLLGLVPGVGDAAGGVLSLYILFLAWRAGVSGPVLARMAANIGVDVLFGTVPLLGDIADFAFKANLRNTELLDRAIGEPEQARRSSTGWLVAAIAIVVLILLGVIALVVAGIRMLASLF